The following coding sequences lie in one Panicum virgatum strain AP13 chromosome 6N, P.virgatum_v5, whole genome shotgun sequence genomic window:
- the LOC120678816 gene encoding uncharacterized protein LOC120678816 isoform X2 has product MNKLLVTSNAGAKEVLQMLQNEIVERLRSVGKADDAQMVCQTQNHDAEDSLLKWGEHHGVKSKLRIAFFQGAWRGMVASENICVGDTALEIPESLIISEELLCQSEVFLALTDFNNISSETMLLLWSMRERYNLSSKFKAYFETLPANFNTGLSFGIDALAALEGTLLFDEIMQSKQHLRQQYDDLFPLLCTNFPEMFVKDICTWDNFLWACELWYSNSMMVVLSSGKLSTCLVPVAGLLNHSVSPHILNYGRVDEATKSLKFPLSRTCDAGEQCFLSYGKHPGSHLVTFYGFLPRGDNPYDVIPLDLDTSADEEAGASQSVSTSQTIHMVRGTWLSRSGGFPTYGLPQPLLSHLRAALGCDFDESTTETDIKENDRVVLETLLSIFNPMLEELPEPDDSDWESASWDVKLALGYKDLQRIIVSSIVTSCTSALENI; this is encoded by the exons ATGAACAAATTGCTTGTAACTTCCAATGCTGGTGCCAAGGAAGTATTGCAGATGCTGCAGAATGAGATAGTTGAGAGACTTAGATCTGTTGGAAAGGCAGATGATGCTCAGATGGTTTGTCAAACACAGAACCATGATGCTGAAGATTCTCTTCTGAAATGGGGGGAACATCATGGTGTTAAATCGAAATTGCGGATAGCTT TTTTTCAAGGAGCTTGGAGAGGAATGGTAGCTTCTGAAAATATATGTGTGGGGGATACTGCTCTTGAAATTCCAGAGTCCCTTATCATATCTGAGGAACTTCTATGTCAGTCTGAAGTG TTTCTTGCATTAACAGATTTCAATAATATCAGTTCTGAGACTATGTTATTGTTGTGGAGCATGAGAGAGCGGTATAATCTATCTTCAAAGTTTAAAGCATACTTTGAGACACTGCCGGCAAATTTTAATACAG GCTTGAGTTTTGGAATTGATGCACTTGCTGCATTAGAAGGAACCCTTCTTTTTGATGAGATAATGCAATCTAAGCAG CACTTACGCCAGCAGTATGATGACTTATTTCCCTTACTATGCACAAATTTTCCTGAGATGTTCGTAAAGGACATATGCACATGGGATAATTTTCTGTGGGCATGTGAACTGTGGTATTCCAACAGTATGATGGTTGTTCTAAGTAGTGGGAAATTATCGACTTGCTTGGTTCCTGTTGCTGGACTTTTGAATCACTCG GTGTCCCCTCATATTCTGAACTATGGCCGAGTAGATGAAGCTACAAAATCTTTGAAGTTTCCATTGTCTAGAACTTGTGATGCAGGGGAGCAATGTTTTCTCAGTTATGGGAAACATCCAGGGTCACATCTTGTTACATTCTATGGTTTCCTACCACGAGGAGATAATCCTTATGATGTTATACCTTTAG ATCTTGATACTTCTGCTGATGAGGAGGCTGGCGCATCTCAATCTGTGAGTACAAGCCAAACCATTCATATGGTTCGTGGGACATGGTTGTCCAGATCTGGAGGATTTCCCACGTATGGCCTGCCTCAGCCCTTGCTGTCCCATCTACGTGCTGCTCTAGGTTGTGATTTTGATGAATCCACAACAGAGACTGAT ATCAAGGAAAATGACAGGGTggtgctggaaacactgctgtCCATATTTAACCCCATGCTTGAAGAATTGCCCGAGCCAGATGACTCCGACTG GGAGAGTGCCAGTTGGGATGTGAAGCTAGCATTAGGCTACAAAGATCTGCAGAGAATTATAGTATCGTCCATTGTCACTTCCTGTACGTCAGCCTTGGAAAATATTTAA
- the LOC120678816 gene encoding uncharacterized protein LOC120678816 isoform X1 translates to MAAAALETEKLGTGGETVAVHLPPLSEEDPLGQDKKRIMESRNLSCLFHVPISCSAAYTLKLLDQMIQAARIVHMDELELYFAGDDDVGPFTARNELESLSLLFKIMNKLLVTSNAGAKEVLQMLQNEIVERLRSVGKADDAQMVCQTQNHDAEDSLLKWGEHHGVKSKLRIAFFQGAWRGMVASENICVGDTALEIPESLIISEELLCQSEVFLALTDFNNISSETMLLLWSMRERYNLSSKFKAYFETLPANFNTGLSFGIDALAALEGTLLFDEIMQSKQHLRQQYDDLFPLLCTNFPEMFVKDICTWDNFLWACELWYSNSMMVVLSSGKLSTCLVPVAGLLNHSVSPHILNYGRVDEATKSLKFPLSRTCDAGEQCFLSYGKHPGSHLVTFYGFLPRGDNPYDVIPLDLDTSADEEAGASQSVSTSQTIHMVRGTWLSRSGGFPTYGLPQPLLSHLRAALGCDFDESTTETDIKENDRVVLETLLSIFNPMLEELPEPDDSDWESASWDVKLALGYKDLQRIIVSSIVTSCTSALENI, encoded by the exons atggcggcggcggcgttggagaCGGAGAAGCTGGGAACGGGAGGTGAGACGGTCGCGGTTCACCTGCCCCCTCTCTCGGAGGAGGACCCCCTTGGCCAAGACAAGAAG AGAATAATGGAAAGCAGAAACCTATCCTGTTTATTTCATGTTCCAATTTCATGTTCTGCTGCTTATACCCTCAAATTACTGGATCAGATGATTCAAGCTGCTAGGATAGTCCATATGGATGAG CTAGAGCTTTATTTTGCTGGAGATGATGACGTTGGTCCATTCACTGCAAGGAATGAACTTGAATCCCTAAGTCTTTTGTTCAAAATCATGAACAAATTGCTTGTAACTTCCAATGCTGGTGCCAAGGAAGTATTGCAGATGCTGCAGAATGAGATAGTTGAGAGACTTAGATCTGTTGGAAAGGCAGATGATGCTCAGATGGTTTGTCAAACACAGAACCATGATGCTGAAGATTCTCTTCTGAAATGGGGGGAACATCATGGTGTTAAATCGAAATTGCGGATAGCTT TTTTTCAAGGAGCTTGGAGAGGAATGGTAGCTTCTGAAAATATATGTGTGGGGGATACTGCTCTTGAAATTCCAGAGTCCCTTATCATATCTGAGGAACTTCTATGTCAGTCTGAAGTG TTTCTTGCATTAACAGATTTCAATAATATCAGTTCTGAGACTATGTTATTGTTGTGGAGCATGAGAGAGCGGTATAATCTATCTTCAAAGTTTAAAGCATACTTTGAGACACTGCCGGCAAATTTTAATACAG GCTTGAGTTTTGGAATTGATGCACTTGCTGCATTAGAAGGAACCCTTCTTTTTGATGAGATAATGCAATCTAAGCAG CACTTACGCCAGCAGTATGATGACTTATTTCCCTTACTATGCACAAATTTTCCTGAGATGTTCGTAAAGGACATATGCACATGGGATAATTTTCTGTGGGCATGTGAACTGTGGTATTCCAACAGTATGATGGTTGTTCTAAGTAGTGGGAAATTATCGACTTGCTTGGTTCCTGTTGCTGGACTTTTGAATCACTCG GTGTCCCCTCATATTCTGAACTATGGCCGAGTAGATGAAGCTACAAAATCTTTGAAGTTTCCATTGTCTAGAACTTGTGATGCAGGGGAGCAATGTTTTCTCAGTTATGGGAAACATCCAGGGTCACATCTTGTTACATTCTATGGTTTCCTACCACGAGGAGATAATCCTTATGATGTTATACCTTTAG ATCTTGATACTTCTGCTGATGAGGAGGCTGGCGCATCTCAATCTGTGAGTACAAGCCAAACCATTCATATGGTTCGTGGGACATGGTTGTCCAGATCTGGAGGATTTCCCACGTATGGCCTGCCTCAGCCCTTGCTGTCCCATCTACGTGCTGCTCTAGGTTGTGATTTTGATGAATCCACAACAGAGACTGAT ATCAAGGAAAATGACAGGGTggtgctggaaacactgctgtCCATATTTAACCCCATGCTTGAAGAATTGCCCGAGCCAGATGACTCCGACTG GGAGAGTGCCAGTTGGGATGTGAAGCTAGCATTAGGCTACAAAGATCTGCAGAGAATTATAGTATCGTCCATTGTCACTTCCTGTACGTCAGCCTTGGAAAATATTTAA
- the LOC120677448 gene encoding uncharacterized protein LOC120677448, whose product MAAPGGLEQWQKDGFFQAAEEVQESADLMESIYRTWMRERSNGSSSEEANDLQRELQTALGTAKWQLEQFERAVSSSKDKYSLEEGTVARRRQFVVAIEDQISRVEKEINGSSMDSGRQGLNWVKLDDEERDDLVAFLSVPAEFFSGMSTDNSYHIPSRKKNVPIGMNDDKDAALIIKDIYEVPRRQISSAKSDVCGLVDQLHGQRTNLSSGDSHWKIDICNEMDDDKKSSPNGVEASNQTTALSGIRRSTESLTRMRWFWNSLWKPKSAEHRPIRYDMPNNLDFRVLSLLTQRFNGLTERSRNYLTSWKENSRISSRTCGLHIQGQQQAMQFGRSIRITLLLVLSVFLIVPFLVSSA is encoded by the exons ATGGCGGCGCCGGGAGGGCTCGAGCAGTGGCAGAAGGACGGGTTCTTCCAGGCCGCCGAGGAGGTGCAGGAGTCGGCGGACTT GATGGAATCTATCTATAGAACTTGGATGCGAGAACGCAGTAATGGTTCTAGCTCAGAGGAGGCAAATGATTTGCAAAGGGAGCTACAGACAGCTTTAGGGACTGCAAAATGGCAG TTGGAGCAGTTTGAGAGAGCTGTAAGTTCAAGCAAGGATAAGTATTCACTGGAAGAGGGTACAGTGGCCAGACGTCGGCAGTTTGTTGTAGCAATCGAGGATCAGATTTCTCGTGTGGAGAAAGAAATAAACGGTTCTTCAATGGACAGTGGCAGGCAAGGGCTCAACTGGGTGAAGCTAGATGATGAGGAGCGAGATGACCTAGTTGCTTTCCTTTCAGTACCTGCAGAGTTTTTTTCAGGAATGAGCACAGACAATAGTTACCATATTCCATCTAGAAAAAAGAATGTGCCAATTGGCATGAATGATGACAAAGATGCAGCTCTGATCATTAAAGACATTTACGAAGTACCACGCAGGCAAATTTCTAGTGCTAAGAGTGATGTTTGTGGTCTAGTTGACCAGTTACATGGCCAAAGAACAAATTTGAGTTCTGGTGATAGTCATTGGAAGATTGACATCTGTAATGAGATGGATGATGATAAAAAATCATCTCCAAACGGGGTTGAGGCCTCAAATCAGACAACTGCTTTATCAGGCATCCGGAGAAGCACAGAATCTTTAACAAGAATGAGATGGTTCTGGAATAGCTTGTGGAAACCCAAGAGTGCTGAACATCGTCCAATAAGATACGATATGCCAAATAATCTCGACTTCAGGGTTCTGTCCTTATTAACACAG AGATTTAATGGGCTTACTGAAAGAAGCAGAAATTATTTAACAAGTTGGAAGGAGAATTCCAGAATTTCTTCAAGGACTTGTGGGCTTCATATACAAGGCCAACAGCAGGCCATGCAGTTTGGCCGTTCTATTCGGATAACCCTCTTACTGGTGTTGAGTGTCTTTCTGATTG